A single window of Culicoides brevitarsis isolate CSIRO-B50_1 chromosome 3, AGI_CSIRO_Cbre_v1, whole genome shotgun sequence DNA harbors:
- the LOC134835945 gene encoding ATP synthase lipid-binding protein, mitochondrial has translation MFTSAARVAPLARNVVVNGTKAYLRPLSSAVISQSQTLAAQNTSSVALLPQVRCFQTSPVTRDIDSAAKFIGAGAATVGVAGSGAGIGTVFGSLIIGYARNPSLKQQLFSYAILGFALSEAMGLFCLMMAFLLLFAF, from the exons ATGTTCACATCAGCTGCCCGTGTTGCCCCACTTGCACGCAATGTC GTTGTCAACGGAACCAAGGCTTACTTGCGGCCCTTGAGCAGTGCTGTTATCAGCCAAAGCCAGACATTAGCTGCCCAAAACACATCATCTGTAGCTCTATTGCCACAAGTCAGATGTTTCCAAACATCCCCCGTTACACGTGATATCGATTCTGCAGCTAAATTCATCGGTGCAGGCGCTGCCACAGTCGGTGTTGCTGGATCCG GTGCTGGTATCGGAACAGTATTCGGCTCCCTCATCATCGGTTATGCCCGAAACCCATCACTTAAACAACAATTGTTCTCATATGCCATCTTGGGTTTCGCCTTGTCTGAAGCTATGGGACTTTTCTGTCTTATGATGGCCTTCTTGTTGCTATTCGCTTTCTAA
- the LOC134833491 gene encoding nuclear receptor binding SET domain protein, protein MDSSLQNKSMGSNASCLEISSEEDIEMIITKPETTNKTPERSPRTGRNLLLQLNSTLSPKFTEIEKTENGRRSRYGRQQKSKDFEDGFVPSELTRFVSKSGPVTFETMRIIKTPTKIVPESEVVTSNNNNDSNANEKTANVVRAIDDLGVDMTETEKVDEENPTLSQLDAMEQLSDVDSGRGSVVDAEFAALMTQYPEGELYWAEYKVACWWPCIIAPDPDGNPLRNDPRSKVVEIHVKYLADKRAWIAHNKLVPYVEYDDLLKSHKVNTKANIQKKLFPRSIFLGSFLKKLPIEQRLTKLYEEEEKQAEQRTRKRKSKELLDRSATPESPAFEDITDDAESIKSDLNLIRQLTGKRKSPPPPEIHPKRIRFSRRSLELKNRPKIAEETPLNVSLPAKISKAAKKDKKEEPEDDGLTIEERLRKEFMTKDFHYLHMYPDHAIKREFVCRLCYRTKNLKKCNGCYGHFHEDCVSKVKVGQPIPVLKRGPIGFHKGKKGTKRNSVARRASAVKKEEIKEEEEEEIVEETSKIDENAGFLCFDCETKSHKCFICNVKGESEEIVQCNYNKCMRFYHKKCLKPAFPQTTVMTDDRIVCPYHKCHTCFASDSASLTPDSKLVMCVLCPTSYHYNDVNCIPAGTEWLSTTQIICQNHSIKPAANINANWCFICTRGGDLICCETCPGAFHLTCVNEAEVPQGKYVCDSCSSGRRPLHNELVWAKIGNYRFWPAIVLAPQTVPLSMVDAFHYPNDFCVKFFGTRDCAWVGRDRVFVIEEEDAIGRIPEAKGGLEAAFAKAISELRIVQKMLKADKLASQQKTMSKSKPDPYVKIQINRAVPPIKLEMDVEAAHNIECQCKPTDEDPCGITSQCLNRSSKQECNPHTCPAQDKCNNQLFQKRTYPKLQERNTHTRGWGLFAEEDIKEGTFVIEYVGEVINTKEMNRRMEVNREKKIDNFYFMDLVAGQIIDAGEKGNKARFINHSCMPNCVTEMWQVGRTVRIGIFALRDIKKDEELSFDYQLECKGNVQKPCMCGTSECRGFIGPKKKDARRSSTNSARSSSPTTTTSKKKSTKRKSSFSLKIQLNKKKKTAPSSSSTPKAEKTNNTSKTIEIDDDLEVRAENFTPASPNGENSVASMDID, encoded by the exons ATGGATTCGTCGCTGCAAAACAAGTCAATGGGCTCCAATGCGAGTTGCTTGGAAATATCGAGCGAAGAAGACATCGAAATGATCATCACGAAACCCGAAACGACAAACAAAACGCCCGAACGCTCCCCGAGAACGGGTCGCAACTTGCTACTTCAACTCAATTCGACGCTGAGTCCCAAATTCACGGAAATCGAAAAGACGGAAAATGGGCGACGCAGCCGATACGGGCGCCAACAAAAGTCCAAAGACTTTGAGGATGGCTTTGTGCCGTCGGAATTGACGCGATTCGTGTCAAAAAGTGGTCCCGTGACGTTCGAGACGATGCGAATTATCAAGACGCCAACGAAAATTGTGCCCGAAAGCGAAGTTGTGACgtcgaacaacaacaacgacagcAATGCAAACGAAAAAACGGCAAATGTGGTCAGAGCAATCGACGATTTGGGTGTCGATATGACAGAAACGGAAAAAGTTGACGAGGAAAATCCAACGTTGTCGCAGCTGGATGCCATGGAGCAACTTTCTGACGTGGATAGTGGCAGGGGATCGGTTGTCGATGCCGAATTTGCTGCTCTCATGACACAATATCCGGAGGGGGAACTTTATTGGGCTGAATATAAAGTTGCTTGTTGGTGGCCTTGCATCATCGCGCCTGACCCGGATGGAAATCCGCTGCGAAATGACCCGAGATCGAAAGTTGTCGAGATTCACGTGAAATATCTCGCGGATAAACGTGCCTGGATTGCTCATAATAAACTTGTTCCGTACGTCGAGTACGATGATTTGCTGAAATCGCACAag gtCAACACAAAAgcaaacattcaaaaaaaactgttcccacgatcgatttttttgggcagctttttgaaaaaactccCAATTGAGCAACGTTTGACCAAACTCTACGAAGAAGAGGAGAAACAGGCTGAACAAAGAACTCGTAAACGTAAAAGTAAAGAACTTCTTGATCGTTCAGCTACTCCTGAAAGTCCCGCATTCGAAGATATTACAGACGACGCTGAGTCCATCAAGTCCGATTTGAACCTCATTCGACAATTAACGGGCAAACGCAAGTCTCCGCCGCCTCCTGAGATCCATCCAAAGCGAATTCGGTTCTCGCGACGTTCGTTAGAGCTGAAAAATCGACCAAAAATCGCCGAAGAGACTCCGTTGAATGTCTCCTTACCCGCCAAAATATCCAAAGCTgctaaaaaagacaaaaaagagGAACCAGAAGACGATGGATTAACAATCGAAGAGCGCCTTCGCAAGGAATTCATGACAAAAGACTTCCATTATTTGCATATGTATCCAGATCACGCGATAAAACGTGAATTTGTGTGTCGCCTGTGTTATCGCACGAAGAATTTGAAGAAATGTAACGGGTGTTACGGGCATTTCCATGAAGATTGTGTCTCAAAAGTGAAAGTTGGGCAACCAATTCCTGTCTTGAAACGCGGGCCCATCGGTTTTCACAAAGGAAAAAAGGGGACAAAACGTAATTCCGTCGCTCGTCGTGCCTCCGCAgtgaaaaaagaggaaattaaaGAAGAAGAGGAGGAAGAAATTGTCGAAGAAACCTCcaaaatcgatgaaaatgcgggttttttgtgttttgactGCGAAACGAAAAGTCACAAGTGCTTCATTTGCAACGTAAAAGGCGAATCTGAGGAAATTGTGCAATGCAACTACAACAAATGCATGCGTTTCTATCACAAAAAGTGTCTCAAGCCCGCATTCCCGCAAACCACCGTCATGACAGACGATCGCATCGTTTGCCCGTATCACAAATGTCACACGTGCTTCGCCTCCGACAGCGCCAGCTTGACGCCCGACAGCAAATTGGTGATGTGCGTGCTTTGTCCAACGTCGTATCACTACAACGACGTCAACTGCATTCCCGCTGGTACGGAATGGCTTTCGACGACGCAAATAATCTGCCAAAATCACTCGATAAAGCCTGCTGCGAACATCAATGCGAATTGGTGCTTCATTTGTACGCGTGGCGGCGACTTAATTTGCTGCGAAACTTGCCCGGGAGCCTTTCATTTAACGTGTGTCAATGAAGCGGAAGTCCCGCAAGGCAAATATGTGTGTGACAGTTGCTCATCCGGGCGTCGCCCGTTGCATAACGAGCTCGTATGGGCAAAAATCGGCAATTATCGCTTTTGGCCTGCGATTGTTTTGGCTCCGCAAACTGTTCCACTGTCCATGGTCGATGCCTTTCATTATCCCAacgatttttgtgtcaaatttttcGGAACTCGAGATTGCGCATGGGTAGGACGCGATCGGGTATTCGTTATCGAAGAAGAAGATGCGATCGGAAGAATTCCCGAAGCCAAAGGAGGACTCGAAGCAGCTTTCGCAAAAGCCATTTCCGAGTTGCGAATCGTTCAAAAGATGCTAAAAGCCGACAAATTGGCAAGTCAACAGAAAACGATGAGCAAAAGCAAACCAGACCCGTATGTGAAGATCCAAATTAATCGCGCCGTGCCGCCAATCAAGCTGGAAATGGATGTCGAAGCGGCACACAACATCGAGTGTCAGTGCAAACCCACAGATGAAGATCCCTGCGGCATAACGAGTCAATGTCTCAATCGTTCGAGCAAACAGGAATGCAATCCGCACACTTGCCCGGCACAGGACAAGTGCAACAATCAACTTTTCCAAAAGCGAACGTATCCAAAGTTGCAGGAACGGAATACGCATACGCGTGGATGGGGTCTTTTCGCGGAGGAGGACATCAAGGAGGGCACATTTGTCATTGAATATGTCGGCGAAGTCATAAATACGAAAGAAATGAATCGCCGCATGGAAGTGAATCGCGAAAAGaagattgataatttttattttatggatttagTTGCGGGACAGATCATTGATGCAGGCGAAAAGGGAAATAAGGCGCGATTTATTAATCATTCGTGCATGCCGAATTGTGTGACGGAGATGTGGCAAGTTGGTAGAACAGTGCGGATCGGGATTTTTGCGTTGCGCGacattaaaaag GACGAAGAATTAAGCTTCGACTACCAACTCGAGTGCAAAGGTAACGTTCAAAAACCTTGCATGTGTGGCACGTCGGAATGCAGAGGCTTCATCGGTCCCAAGAAAAAGGACGCTCGTCGTTCGTCAACGAATTCCGCAAGATCCTCGTCGCCAACCACGACGacatcgaagaaaaaatcaaccaaacgGAAATCCTCGTTTTCGCTTAAAATTCAActgaataagaagaaaaagacaGCACCGTCGTCATCATCGACACCGAAAGCCGAAAAGACAAATAATACCTCAAAAACCATTGAAATCGACGACGATCTCGAAGTTCGGGCGGAAAATTTCACGCCTGCATCTCCAAATGGGGAGAATTCAGTCGCAAGCATGGACATCGACTGA
- the LOC134834435 gene encoding uncharacterized protein LOC134834435, translated as MEFNVVNSNHMPEILLGTDESNIYLNEDIHTHHHEEHAGGNIWHDDDDEERPSIDDVANDIEIIAIDPNQEYTSDEEGQSDDDYMSVFEEDTAEESSSLITIENVKAALQASGHSRVSRQSMSVPHSPMRYSMDFSGISFDDLDIHSHFPDLLMHNSRPLPLVDTYDAVKTFDLASYITQDDNFEVISPSKILPNRHPFVQEVNFVNNSLNTTPVKAAEMRFVSPAKPQNAEIAQQQTELPTQMASRKRRACVLSSKRMHYQVPSSSEDDDEDANELESGSGDNNHEESSGDNAVVGTFPNDNFVEIERIDNTKVDPTWMPCSGKEQKSSKTTKSQKVKEPKIKKHKSAPTPLTVKSSSKSSQATSSKSVSQQTKNLFKVCKSTTSRMLNASQLPKEKIHKITKPPVGKTISLDHDYCSAKSQKSEMFRKVSNRKAIEIPIIDATIDKKLSRKKEEKSAKKHPVEVASMGTQKSSTEEAKAPTTTNPAAVSVKRKLNLAEYMQRKESRQAVEPEKEVENPILAAKRKVLRKQELLKEAKMKDMEPKIDNVPLLPILPLAEITGYAETEPEPIRVLLNPDYEEIVIVSMGVNTEISIPPAADDEKSLLAYVNDTIKKVKGSNVVEFSNSLISSIQDVVLKKGNASLPADIGSDSVQTPGMSPGKPEMANVPSCDDDENTKESEHGEDKVIMHLRKNRPRPETRSTSMQTLEVPSFVPLRRLSPLPRQQQAAAVTTHRSRRSKSRGERRSSRSRSKHYYRRSASRHSSSRNIDGFEQFRRSRSRQRTLSRNSESSTCSSGSSSSSSSSSTNSSCDGTFKRDVSPYRPSRNHLYYNSASSRRSSSSYSSRSRSRESIRYRAVSRGHEQNRSMRKHEDPEKRNIVYVGQLEPELTKEQLRKKFISYGHVTNVSIHMKDNGMRYGFITFEKPQEAYRAIDTSKNDPLMSKYDVSFGGRRAFCGSHYADLDGINSYINYHQISYPIEPYESTVKKHEEAESFEDMLKKLKASINAKKPTTS; from the exons ATGGAATTTAATGTGGTTAATAGCAACCACATGCCGGAAATTTTACTTGGAACCGACGAATCCAACATCTATCTGAACGAAGATATTCACACACACCATCATGAGGAACATGCGGGGGGAAATATTTGgcatgacgatgatgatgaagagag aCCGTCGATCGACGATGTTGCCAACGACATTGAAATTATCGCCATCGATCCGAATCAGGAGTATACGAGCGACGAAGAAGGTCAAAGTGACGACGACTACATGAGTGTTTTTGAAGAAGATACTGCCGAAGAGTCGTCGTCCCTCATCACGATCGAGAATGTCAAGGCGGCACTTCAAGCAAGCGGACATAGTCGCGTTTCGCGCCAATCTATGTCAGTGCCGCACTCGCCAATGCGCTACTCCATGGACTTTTCCGGGATCAGTTTCGACGATTTGGACATCCATTCGCATTTCCCCGACTTGCTGATGCACAATTCGCGTCCCCTGCCCCTTGTAGATACTTATGATGCTGTAAAAACCTTCGACTTAGCCTCGTATATAACGCAAGACGACAACTTCGAGGTGATATCACCGTCGAAAATTCTGCCGAATCGGCATCCCTTTGTACAGGaagttaattttgtaaataatagcTTAAATACGACGCCCGTTAAAGCGGCGGAAATGCGTTTTGTGTCGCCCGCAAAGCCCCAAAATGCAGAAATCGCGCAACAACAAACTGAATTACCAACACAAATGGCATCGCGAAAACGTCGTGCATGTGTACTGAGTTCGAAACGAATGCATTATCAGGTGCCAAGTAGCAGTGAAGATGATGACGAGGACGCGAACGAACTTGAGAGCGGTAGTGGTGATAACAATCACGAAGAGTCGAGTGGCGATAATGCTGTTGTCGGCACTTTCCCCAACGACAATTTCGTGGAGATTGAACGCATTGATAACACAAAAGTCGATCCGACGTGGATGCCGTGCAGCGGAAAAgagcaaaaatcatcaaaaacgaCGAAAAGTCAAAAGGTCAAAGAACCGAAAATCAAGAAACATAAGTCGGCGCCCACGCCGTTAACGGTAAAATCGAGCAGCAAATCGAGTCAAGCAACGTCGAGTAAAAGTGTGTCgcagcaaacaaaaaatctgtttAAGGTTTGCAAGAGCACGACGAGTCGTATGCTGAATGCCAGCCAACTTCCAAAggagaaaattcataaaatt aCAAAACCACCTGTTGGCAAGACAATTAGTCTCGACCATGATTATTGCTCAGCAAAGAGTCAAAAGTCTGAAATGTTCAGGAAGGTATCTAATCGCAAAGCAATCGAGATACCCATCATCGATGCCACAATCGACAAGAAATTAAGTcgcaaaaaagaggaaaaatccGCTAAAAAGCACCCTGTAGAAGTTGCTTCAATGGGAACGCAAAAATCATCAACGGAAGAGGCAAAGGCGCCAACAACGACAAATCCAGCTGCCGTTTCGGTAAAACGAAAACTTAATTTAGCAGAATATATGCAACGAAAAGAGAGCCGACAAGCAGTTGAGCCCGAAAAGGAAGTAGAAAATCCAATTTTGGCGGCAAAACGAAAAGTCCTGCGGAAACAAGAGTTATTGAAGGAAGCGAAAATGAAGGATATGGAACCAAAGATTGACAATGTTCCTCTTTTGCCGATTTTACCGCTTGCGGAAATAACGGGATATGCTGAAACAGAGCCCGAACCCATTCGAGTGCTACTGAATCCGGATTATGAGGAGATTGTCATCGTTTCGATGGGCGTAAATACGGAAATTTCAATTCCGCCAGCAGctgacgacgaaaaaagtcTTTTGGCGTACGTTAATGACACGATAAAGAAGGTAAAAGGCAGCAACGTCGTCGAATTCAGCAATTCGCTCATCTCGAGTATCCAAGATGTCGTCTTGAAGAAAGGAAATGCGAGTCTTCCCGCCGATATCGGGTCAGATTCGGTTCAAACGCCCGGCATGTCGCCCGGAAAACCCGAAATGGCGAACGTACCGAGCTGCGATGACGACGAAAACACGAAGGAAAGCGAACACGGCGAAGACAAAGTCATCATGCATTTGCGGAAAAATCGCCCGCGCCCTGAAACGCGTTCAACTTCCATGCAGACACTTGAAGTGCCATCATTTGTACCTTTGCGACGTCTCTCTCCGTTGCCGCGACAACAACAAGCCGCCGCCGTGACAACGCATCGATCACGTCGCTCAAAATCCCGCGGCGAACGACGTTCCTCGAGATCACGTTCAAAGCATTATTATCGGCGAAGTGCGTCGCGACACTCATCATCGCGAAATATTGACGGGTTTGAGCAATTTCGTCGAAGTCGATCGCGGCAACGAACGTTGTCACGAAATTCAGAAAGTTCAACTTGCTCTTCGGGATCGTCGTCTTCGAGTAGTTCAAGTAGTACAAATTCATCGTGCGACGGCACTTTCAAGCGAGATGTTTCCCCGTACAGACCGAGTCGCAATCATCTTTATTACAACAGCGCTTCGTCACGTCGTTCGTCGAGCAGTTACTCGTCGAGATCACGTTCGCGGGAATCGATTCGATATCGAGCCGTTTCACGAGGTCATGAGCAAAATCGAAGTATGCGAAAGCACGAGGATCCag aaaaacggAACATTGTGTACGTAGGACAGCTTGAACCAGAATTGACAAAAGAGCAACTTCGCAAGAAATTCATCTCGTATGGGCATGTAACGAATGTCAGCATCCATATGAAAGACAATGG CATGCGTTATGGCTTTATTACGTTTGAGAAACCTCAGGAAGCGTATCGTGCGATTGATACGAGCAAAAATGATCCGTTGATGAGCAAATATGATGTTAGTTTCGGCGGAAGACGTGCCTTTTGTGGCTCTCATTATGCCGATCTTG aTGGCATCAACAGCTACATCAATTACCATCAAATTTCTTACCCCATTGAGCCATACGAGTCAACGGTGAAAAAACACGAAGAAGCCGAATCCTTTGAAGACATGCTGAAGAAACTTAAGGCTAGCATTAATGCTAAAAAGCCAACCACGTCATGA